GCACATGCTCTAAAGATCATAGAAAATTTCTAATAACGAAAACTGAATGGCTCTGGAGTAGTGAGAACTCATCTAACATTGAAAACAGAAATGTGATATACTCTCTGATGTCAGGATATTGCATGGGTGTCTCCTTCAATTTATGTGGTATAAAATGAAAGGATACCCAGTATCCTGACTTTTGACAACTATTATTTATAAAACACCCTCATGTTAATATAGCACTATGAACCCGATCAAATTCTTCTCGGTGATAATTTTCCTAAACTATTTATTGCGTCCAATTGAGGAGTCTGAGAACCACGCATGGACGCAATAGTTACGGACATCCCTATAGCGGCTTGACCTTAATGTTTCGGCACCAGATCTTCCCACCGTGGTCCTGGATACCAATGTGACCGCCGCGTGGGAAATCCTTGAGCGCGATGCCGAACTTATTCCGGCTGCCATCCGGGTTTTTGTGTGGCGTGTCCCACTCATCCAGATCAGCACGGACAATTTCTTCATCATTAAGTGCTACAGCAACAATGCTACCATCACATGTGATGGTCATCTGATTCCACTCACCGGCGGGTTTACACGTATTTCGGGTCGGTCCGAGCGCATCATACAGCGCGCCGCAGTCGTGATTCGTCGTCGGTTCTTTGCCGTGTGTGTCTAAAATCTGGATTTCAAGTCCGCTCTGAACGGCATCATCAAGGTCTGCCCATCGGATGAAAATTCCGCTATTGACTTTC
The Candidatus Poribacteria bacterium genome window above contains:
- a CDS encoding DUF1080 domain-containing protein, with product MLTDKEKTEGWISLFDGETLNGWGATGKDEGWVIDDGSILCTVQGGKYLYTEQHYDNFVLALDYKTEPKVNSGIFIRWADLDDAVQSGLEIQILDTHGKEPTTNHDCGALYDALGPTRNTCKPAGEWNQMTITCDGSIVAVALNDEEIVRADLDEWDTPHKNPDGSRNKFGIALKDFPRGGHIGIQDHGGKIWCRNIKVKPL